CCCATGGCCTGGTGCTGTCGGCGACCAACCGCGCCGCCCGCCGGCTCGGCCACGCCATGGGCCAGGCCCATGCGGACGCCAAGGCGGTCAGTCCGACCCTGATCACCCACCCCGCCGAACCCGACCGCGACGCCGAGGCCCTGCGCCTGCTCAGCCTCTGGGCCGAGCGCTACTCTCCCTGCGTGGCCATGGACGCCGCCTCGCCGGGCCGCGAGGGGCTGCTGATCGACATGACCGGAGGGGCCCACCTGTTCGGCGGCGAGATCGCCCTGCTGACCGACATGGCCGTGCGGCTGAAGGCCGCCGGCATCCCCGCTCGCCTGGCCATGGCCGACACCGCCGGCGCCGCCTGGGCCCTGGCCCGCTTTGGTCCGCGCGATACCCGCCGGCTCGTGCCGGCCGGCGGCAATCGCACCGCCCTGGCTCCGCTGCCGGTCGTCGCCCTGCGGCTGAACGATGCCGATGTGAAGCTGCTGTCGCGGCTGGGCCTGCGGACCATCGGCGACCTCATGGCCCTGCCGCGGTCGGGCCTGGCCCGCCGGTTCCGGGGCGAGGCGGGCCTCGGCCTGGTGCGGCGTCTCGACCAGGCCCTGGGGGCCGAGCCGGAAATCCTCGAGCCGATCCGCCGCCCGCCCGTCTGGCGGGTCTGGCGCACGGTGCTGGAGCCGCTGATCGATGCGCCCGGCATCGAGACGGTGCTGGGCGACCTCGCCCCCAGCCTCGCCGAAAGCCTGGAGCGCGACGGCCAGGGCGCGCGCCGCCTGACCCTGACCGCCTTCCGGACCGACGGCCGCGCCACCCATCTGTCGGTGGCCCTGAGCGCCCCCTCCATCCGCCCGGCTCACCTAGTCAAGGTGCTCAAGGAGCGCGGGCTGGAGCATCTCGACCTCGGCTTCGGGGCCGACGCGGTGATGCTCAGCGCCGATGTCGTCGAGCCCTTGACCGCCATCCAGTCCGATCTCGACAAGGGCCGCGACGGCGACCAGCGCCTGGCCCTGGCCGCCCTGCTCGACCGGCTGGGGGCGCGGCTGGGCGAGACCGCCGCCTTTCATCTGGAAGCCAAGGCCAGCTGGCTGCCCGAACATAGCCAGGCCCGCCGCCCGGCCGGGGAAGGGCCGCCGGTCGCCGCCGAGCCGCCGCCGTTGCCCGATCGCCCGCTGCTGCTGCTAGACCCGCCCGAGCCGGTCACCGTGCCCCTGGCCAGCCTGCCGGACGGCCCGCCGGCCAGCTTCGTCTGGCGCCGGGTGACGCACCGGGTCAGCCGCGCCCAGGGCCCCGAGCGACTGTCGGCCGAATGGTGGAAGCCTTCGAAACGGCCGTTGCCGGAACGCACCCGCGACTACTACCGCGTCGAGGACCGCGAGGGCCGCCGCTACTGGCTGTTCCGCGAGGGGCTGTACGAGCGCGAGGACCAGGCCGTGGAACCCCCGGCGCCGGGCGAGACGCAAGGCCGCCTGATCGACCGCCCCCCCGGCTGGTGGATGCACGGGGTGTTCGCATGACCTACGCCGAGCTCGACGCCATCACCAACTTCTCCTTCCTGGAGGGCGGCTCGCACCCGGCCGAGATGGTCTCCCAGGCCCAGTATCTCGGCATGAGCGCCATCGGCATCGCCGACCGCAACACGCTTGCCGGGGTGGTGCGCTGTCACCGCGAGGCCAAGCGGGTCGGCATGCGGCTGCTGATCGGCTCGCGGCTGGTGTTCAGCGACGGCGCGGTGCTGGTCGTCTATCCGCGCGACCGGGCCGCCTACGGCCGCCTGTGCCGGCTACTGTCGCTCGGCAAGAGCGAGATCCTCGGCGACACCCACGGCGACCGCACCATCAAGGGGGAGTGCCGCCTGACCTTCGAACAGGCGCTGGATTACGCCGAGGGCCTGGTCGCCATCGCCCCCGCCCCGCGCGTCGTCGACGCCGCCTTCGCCGCGCGCCTGCGCGACTGGGCCAGCCGCTGGCCGGACAAGCTCTATCTCGGCGCCAATCCCCTCTACGACGGCCGCGACCGGGCCCGGCTGATCCATCTGTCGCGGCTGGCCGACGCGGCCGGGGCGCCCATGCTGGCCACCAATGCGCCCCTCTATCATCACTACGACCGACGTCCGCTTCAGGACGTGCTGACCTGTATCCGCGAAGGGACCACCGTCGATGAGGCCGGGTTCAGGCTGCAGGCCAACGCCGAGCGCTACCTGAAATCCCCGGCCGAGATGGCCCGGCTGTTCCGCGGCCATGAAGGCGCGCTCGCCCGCTCACGCGAGATTCTCAAGGCCTGCACCTTTTCCCTCGACGAGCTGTCCTACCACTACCCGGACGAGCCGGTGCCGCCCGGCAAGAGCCCTGACCAGCACCTGTCCGACATGGCCTGGCAGGGGGCCCGCTGGCGCTTCCCCAAGGGCGTGCCCGAGAAGGTCAAGGCGACCATCGCCAGGGAGCTGAAGCTGATCGCCGAGCGGCAGTACGCCCACTACTTCCTGACCGTCCACGACATCGTCAAATGGGCGCGCCAGCCCACGGGTCAGGCGAACACCAAACCCATTCTCTGCCAGGGGCGCGGCTCGGCGGCCAATTCGGTGGTCTGCTACTGCCTGGGCATCACCTCGGTGAATCCGACCGAGATGGACCTGTTGTTCGAACGCTTCGTCTCGGCCCAGCGGGACGAGCCGCCGGATATCGATGTCGACTTCGAGCACGCCCGCCGCGAGGAGGTGATGCAGTACATCTACCGCCGCTACGGCCGCGATCGGGCGGCGATCTGCGCCACCGTCATCCACTACCGCCCGCGCTCGGCCATCCGGGAGGTCGGCAAGGCGCTGGGCCTGACCGAGGATGTCACCGGCGCCCTGGCCGGGACGGTGTGGGGCAGCTGGGGCGCGGAGGTCGAGGACCGCCATGCCGAGCGGGCCGGCCTGTCGAAGGAGGAACAGCGGATGAAGCTGGCCCTCGACCTGACCCGCGAGCTGATCACCTTCCCCCGCCACCTGTCGCAGCACGTCGGCGGCTACATCCTCACCCAGGGGCCGCTGGTCGAGCTGGTGCCGGTCGGCAACGCGGCGATGGAGGACCGCACCTTCATCGAGTGGGACAAGGACGACATCGATGAGCTGAAGATCATGAAGGTCGATGTCCTGGCGCTGGGCATGCTGACCGCCATCCAGAAGGGCTTCGACATGATCGAGGCCTTCTACGGCAAGCGCTGGGATCTGGCCTCGGTGCTGGGCGAGACCGACACCACGCCGGTCTACGACATGCTCTGCCGCGCCGACTCGCTGGGCGTCTTCCAGGTCGAAAGCCGGGCCCAGATGGCCATGCTGCCGAGGCTGCGGCCGCGCGTCTTCTACGACCTGGTGGTCGAGGTGGCGATCGTCCGGCCCGGGCCGATCCAGGGCAACATGGTCCACCCCTATCTCGCCACCCGCGCCGCCAAGCGCGAGGCCGAGGCCAGGGGCGAGGTCTATGAGATCGCCTTCCCCAAGCCTTCGCCGCCGCATGATCCGGACGAGCTGAAGAACATCCTGAACAAGACCATGGGGGTGCCGCTGTTCCAGGAACAGGCGATGCGCATCGCCATGGAGGCGGCCGAGTTCACCGGCGACGAGGCCAATGGCCTGCGCCGGGCCATGGCCACCTTCCGCCACAACGGCACCATCCAGAACTATGAGGAAATGCTGGCCGGGCGGATGAAGGCGCGCGGCTATGACCCCAAGTTCGCCGACGACTGCTTCAACCAGATCAAGGGTTTCGGCGAATACGGCTTCCCGGAGAGCCACGCCGCCAGCTTCGCCCTGCTGGTCTATGTCTCGGCCTGGATGAAGTGCGTCCACCCGGACGTCTTCTGCGCCGCCCTGCTCAACAGCCAGCCGATGGGCTTCTACGCCCCGGCCCAGCTGGTCCGCGACGCCCGCGAGCACAAGGTCGAGGTGCGTCATCCGGATATCAACGCCAGCGACTGGGACTGCACCCTCGAGCCGCGTCAGGGCCAGGCGCAATGCGCCCTGCGGCTGGGGTTCCGGCAGATCGACGGCTTCCGCGAGGACTGGGGCAAGACCATCATGGCGGCCCGCGCCGTCCGTCCCTTCGCCTCGATGGACGATCTGCGCCTGCGGGCCGGGTTGCCGGCCCGGGCCCTGGAACTGCTGGCCGCCGCCGACGCGCTTGGCTCGCTGGAGCTCAGCCGGCGCGGGGCCCTGTGGGCGGCGCGCGGGCTGCCGCGCTCCGCGCCCCTGCCCCTGTTCGCCCAGGCCGGGGTGGCCGAGGAGGACGGGCCGCCGCCGGCCGGCCTGCCCGCCAGCTCGCCGTCAGAGGACGTCGTGCATGACTACGAGAGCATCCGCCTGTCGCTGAAGGACCATCCGGTGACCTTCCTGCGCGATCGGCTGGCCCGGGCCGGCGCCATTCCGGCGAACCGGGTGAACACCGACCCGGCCGGCCGCAAGACCGCCGTCGGCGGGGTGGTGCTGGTGCGCCAGCGGCCGGGGACGGCCAAGGGGGTCTGTTTCATCACCCTGGAGGACGAGACCGGGGTGGCCAACATCGTCGTCTGGCCCAAGGTCTTCGAGGCTTTCCGGCCGGTGATCATGGGCTCGCGGATGATCCTGGTGCGCGGCAAGCTGCAGCGGGCCGAGGGCGTCACCCATCTGGTCGCCGAAAGCCTCGAGGACTGGACCTGGTCGCTGGGCCTCCTGTCGGCCGAGCCGCTGAAGACCGTGCCGGCCCATGGCGACGAGGCTGCGTCCAGCGCTCCTGGCCGGGGCGAGGATCACCGCATGCGCCATCCACGCGACGTGCGCGTCCTGCCCCGCAGCCGCGACTTCCACTGACCGCCTTCCCGGACCGGGCGCGGCCGAACGTCGCCTTCGCAGCCGCCCTCGAATCATGCTCCGTTGGTCCCGCAACTCTCAGGGAGGCAGCGCGTTCAGACGCTGGAGGGACTGCAGATGAAAGATGTCATGTACTGGACGCTCGGGGTCCCGACCCTCTGTATCCTCGCGCTTGCGGCGCTGAAGCTGATGGGCGCCTAGAGGCTCTTCCTACCCGCAGCACCGGACAAGGGCCGTTCCATGGTGCGGCCAGCGCGCTCTGTTGGACGACACACGCCTGTCGTCGGGGTTTCGCCCAAAATGTGCCAGTCGATCCAAACAAAGAGCAGCTAACGCAGCATTCGCGATCGAATGCCAAAACGAATAACCGCCGCGAATTCTCAAGACTGATTACCCATACAGCGTAATCAGCGCCTTCGATTGGCTCACTTTGTGCGCCCATCGCGCCGTTCACCTCTCTCCTTTGCCTCCGGTTAATTGAAGTGCCGCAAGAGCTGCCGCGGACAACAATGAGGCAGGGGTTCCCATGCGGGACACGGAAGGCGGCATCGCCGCGGCGGGCCGGCCCGCCAGGGCCATGGCCGACGTCTATCGGCCGGTGGTGCGCGGCTACGTCCTGGCGGCGGCCATCTATTACGCCGTCATCAGCGTTTCCCATCCCTTCTACGAGACGGGATCGACCCTGGTCGCGCTCGAAGGCCTGTCCTTCGCCGCCTCGGCATCCGGCTTCTATTTCTGGTGGACGCTGGGCCGGAAGACCGTTCAGAGCCGCTGGCTCCTGGAGCTGGCGGCCCTGGGCGTCAATGCCCTGTTCATGGCCAATGTCGTGGCCTACCAGATGGCTCACTTCGAGGCCCCAAAGCTGGTCTATTTCGTCCTGATGGCGTTGGTCTTCGCGACCTCCGCCCCCAGCCTTCGGGTGGCCTACTCCAGCTCGGCGGCGGCGATTGTCGGACTGGTGATCATGGCCCAGCGCGCGCCCCATGATTTTGCCGGCCAGTACGTCTTCATCGGCGTCGCGGCGGCCTTCGCGGCTGTCGGCATCGCCACCTTGATGCGCGGAGCGATCCGCCGCGAGCTACAGGCGCGCCTGGCCTCGGAGGCGCTCAATCGAGACCTCGAGATCAAGCTGGCCGAGATCGAGCGCCTGCGCGCCGAAGCCCAGGCTCTGGCGACCCGGGCGCAGGCGGCGGATCGCGCCAAGTCGGAGTTCCTGGCCACCATGAGCCACGAAATCCGCACGCCCCTGAACGGTGTTCTTGGCATGGTCGAGGTCATGGATCGCTCTCCCCTGCCGCCCCGGCAGCGAGAACGGTTGACGATCGTCAGGTCATCCGCCCGCAGCCTGCTGCAGTTGATCAACGCGGTCCTCGACATCTCCAAGATCGAGTCGGGCAAGATGGAGCTTTCCCCCTCCGTCTTCAGTCTCGCGAACCTGACCGACGGCCTTGGCCGGCTTTATGGCGGCATCGCCGCGGAAAAGGGCCTGTCGCTGACCCTGGTCCGGGACCCGGACCTGGCTGACAGCCGCTTCGGCGACGAGGTTCGGCTCCGCCAGATCATCAGCAACCTGATCTCCAACGCTCTCAAGTTCACCGACGAGGGCGCCATCACCGTCGAGGTCGGCGGCGACCAGACCGTCCTGCGCGTCCGGGTCAGTGATACCGGGATGGGAATTCCGGAGGATCTGCGAGAACACATCTTCGAGCGGTTTGCCCAGGCCGACAGCTCGAGCACCCGACGCAGCGAGGGATCCGGACTGGGCCTGGCGATCTGCAGCGAACTGGCCCATCTGATGGGCGGCGAGATCCGCCTCCTCCCCGCCGACGGCCCCAAGGGAAGTCGCTTCGAGTTTCAGCTGAGCATGCCGGCCGCCGCCGAAGCGGCCGACCCGGTCGATGCCGCCCCGGATGAGACGGTGGCGGACGCGCAGTCGCTCAGAATCCTGATCGTCGATGACAACGCGACAAACCGGATGGTGCTTTCGGCGCTTCTGGGCGAGCTGGGAATCAGCGCCTCGGCAGCCTGTGACGGCGTCGAGGCGGTCGATGCCTTCGTCGCCGAGCCCTGGGACATCATCCTGATGGACATCCACATGCCCAACATGGACGGCATGAGGGCCTGCCGCGCGATCCGTGATCTGGAAGCCGCCGAAGGTCGCGACAGGACACCGATCATCGCCGTCACCGCCAGCGCCCTCACCCACGAGACCGAGCGCTATCGGGCCGCGGGCATGGACGGCTGCCTGCCCAAACCCATCGAGATCGAGCGCCTGATCACCGAGCTTCAGCTGGCCCTGACCCCTATCAACCGGTCCGTGGCGGCCTGAGAGACCCTCAGGTCTCCTGATTTCCTGGATAAACCGGGGTCATCCTGACCCTGGTGGAGCCGAGGGGAGTCGAACCCCTGACCTCCTCATTGCGAACGAGGCGCTCTACCAACTGAGCTACGGCCCCCTCCCAGGATGAGGGAAGGGCGGCACATACGGCGGGGGGGCTTGGGCTGTCAAGGCGGGCGCAATAACTTGGCGGCGCGACAAGTTCTGCGGGGCGCACATTGCCGCCGGGCCCGACGCTCACTAGGTTCCGGGTCAATACGCAACGGAGACGCGCCCACATGGGTATCGCCATCGTCTGGCTGGTCAACCAGGTCATCGGCCTGATCATCCTGGTGCTCATCGTCCAGGCGGTGATCAGCTGGCTGGTCGCCTTCAACGTCATCAACCTGAGCCACCCGTTCGCCCGCAACGTGGTGAGCTTCCTGGACGCTGTCACCGACCCGATGCTGCGGCCGCTGCGGCGCGTGGTGCCACTGCTGGGCGGCGTCGATATCACCCCCATCGTACTCATCCTGCTTCTGGGCTTTGTGCGGGTGCTGTTCAACGCCACCATCGCCAGGGCCCTGTACGGCTTCTGACGTCGGTGGAGTCCCGTCTCGCCGTCCGCCTGACGCCGCGCGGCGGCGCCGACCGTATCGACGGCTGGGGCGAGGACGCCCAGGGCCGGCCGCTGCTCAAGGTCAGGGTCAGCGCCCCGCCGGTCGAGGGCGAGGCCAACGCGGCGCTCGAAAAGCTGCTGGCCAAGGCGCTCGGCCTGCCGAAGTCGGCCATCACCGTGGCGGCCGGCCAGACCGCGCGGGTGAAGTCGGTGGCCGTCCGGGGCCTGTCGCCCGAAGACATCCGCGCCCGCCTCGGCTGAGCCTGCGACGGCATGCCTCAGGGCGGAAAAGTCCCCGATGCCCCGTTTTGCGTAACCCGGCGCTGAACACCGTTCGCCAATGGCGCTAGGCTGGCGGCGAGGGGGATGACGTATGGGGCAACAGCCGCCGGCGCGGATGCTGATCCGCAGCTATGCCGACATGACCCTGCGCTATGGCCAGGTCGAGCGCGCGGCCTTCGACGGCGACCCGCTTGACGCCTTCATCTTCAAGACCCTGTTCAGCGCCAACTGCCGGCATCTTCCCTACGCCTCGGCCGAGTCGCGCCTGCTGGCCCTGACCGGTCCGCCGGCCGCCGCCGCCATGGCCGAGCGTCGCGCCCTGCTGCGTCCGGTCAGCATCCATGCGGTGTCCCAGTCGCTCAACCTGCCCTACGAGACCGTCCGGGCCCGGACCCGGGCGATGATGGAGCGGGGTCAGGTGGAGCGGGTCCGCGGCGGCCTGCTGGCCGTGGCCGCCCTGCAGGCCGAGGGGCCCCTGGCCGAGGCCATGCTCGCCACCCACGCCATCATTCTCGACAGCTTCCGGGCGCTAAAGGCTCTTGGATTCGACGTCTCGGCCCACGGCCTGCCAGCCCAGGTCGCCGAACCGCCGCCGCCCGGCCTGGTCGTTCGCATCGTCGCGGACATGAGCAACCGTTACGCCGAACTGCTCAGCCCGACCTTCGGCGGCATCCTGCCCCTGACCATCTGGGGCGGGGCGATGCGGGCCAATGTCCGTGACCTGATGGCCGACCCGGAGACGGCCTGGCGCTATGCCTGCCAGGACGAGCCGCCGCCCGACCATCTGCGCAAGCCGATCAGCGTCCGCGCCCTGTCGGCCGAACTGGGGCTGCCGTTCGAGACCACCCGCCGGCATGTGGCGGCGATGATCGACCGGGGCTGGCTGGCCGCCGTCCCCGGTCAGGGGGTGATCACCCCGGTCTCGGCGCTCGGGGCCGACAGCCTCGGCCACACCAATCTACAGCTGCCTGGCCTCTATGCCCGGATGTTCTGCGACCTGGCCCGGGCGGGATTCGACCTGGGCGCGCTCTAGGCGCCGGTCAGCCGACCTTTTTCAGCTCGGCCTCCAGCTCCAGCGTGACCTCGTCGCCCAGCGCCGGGGCGTAGGCGGTGATGCCGAAGTCGGTGCGCTTGATCTTGGCCTTGCCGGCGAAGCCCAGGCTGTAGGTCTTGTCGACCGGATTGACGCCGCCCTGGTTGAAGGTGGCGGCGACGGTGACCGGGCGGGTGACGCCGTGCAGGGTCAGGTCGCCGGTGATGTCGGCGGTGCTCTTGCCGGTCAGCTTGATGGTGGTGGCCTTGAAGGTGGCGGTCGGGAACTTCGCCGTGTCGAGGAAGTCGGCCGACTTCAGATGGGTGTCGAGCGCCGGGTTCAGGGTGCCGACCGAGCCCGCGTCGATGGTCACATCGAGCCTGGCGTCGGCGGCTTTCTTCGGGTCGAGGCTGACGGTCCCCTCGACCTTGCTGAACTGGCCGACATAGGTCGAGTAGCCGAAGTGGTTGATCGACCAGGTGATCTTGCTGTGGGCCGAATCGAACCTGTAGTCACCGGCCTGGACCTGGGCGGGGTCGCTGCTGAAGGGGCCCTGGGCGACGACGGCCAGCGGCGACAGGACCAGCACGGCGCCGAGACCGGCGATGGCGAAGGGGCGGAAGTTGGACAAGGGGAGGACTCCGGAAAAACGCAGGGAAACCTGGAGATAGGCGCCCGATTTGAAACTACAACTGTTGCAGTTGAAGATTCGGCGAACCAGCGTCGATTTTTCGCGTCCGGGGCGGAAGGGGGAGAATGGTGCCGCTTACAGGACTCGAACCTGTGACCCCCTCATTACGAATGAGGTGCTCTACCAGCTGAGCTAAAGCGGCCTGACAGACGGGTCTGTCTTCTGGAGGGGCGCTATTTAGCCGGGCGCGGGGCGCTTGCCAAGCGGCGGCGTTTGGCGGGCGGTTTTGGCGGGGGCGGTTCGTCGGGGACGCCCTCGTAGAAACCCTCGACGCCGGGGTCGTCCGGGATCGGCAGGGCCATGGCCCCGGTCTCGGCGGCGGCCAGGAAGGGGGTCGATTCGACGTAGGAGACGGGTAGCTCGGGCAGGTCGCTCATCGCCCGCTCGCGGCGCTCCAGGCGCGGGTGGATCAGCTCGCCGGTCTCGGCATAGGTCGAGACCAGCCGGGCCCAGTCGTCGGGCTGGTAGGCGAAGGCCTGGCCCTCGGGGTCGAGGTCGGACCAGTCGGCCTCCTGCGGGGCGGCGGCGCCCCGGGTGATCCAGGCGCGGGCCTCGTCGACAAAGCCGGCGGCGTTGGCGGTGCGGGCGAACAGGCCGGCCAGGCGGGCGGTCAACGGTTCGCTCTGCAGGGCGGCGGCGGCCGTGCGGGCGGCGCCGATCTCGCCGGCGATCAGCGCCTGCTCGACCATCAGGATGCGGCTCTCGCGATCCGTGGGGTTGAGGGCGGCGAGGGCGGCCAGGCGGCGGGCCCGCTCGCGCGGCGTCTCGGTGGTCTTCAGGTCGCGATAGGCCAGCCACAGGGCCGGGTGAGGCCGGCTCTTCCAGGCCGCCTCGATGAAGCCGGTGGCGCGGGCGGCGCGGGTCTCGCCGCTCAGGCGCGCGGCCATCACCGCGCCGGGGGCGAAGTCGGGGGCCAGCTTGGCCGACTGGGCGGCGTAGTCGGAGGCCTGGCGGCGGGCCCGCTCGTCGCCGCCCTCGAGGCTGGCGGCGGAGGCGGCCAGCAGGGCGGCGCGGGCCCGGTCGGCGACGATCGGCGAGACGATCTTGCGCTCCAGGGCGCTCTTGACCAGCTCCAAGGCCCCGGCCCAGTCGCCGGCCTCCAGCCGCGCTTCCAGCACCGCCCGCCAGGCCCAGCGGGCGGTGCGGGCCAGGCCATAGGCGGCCTCGGCGTGGCGCAGGGCGGCGGCCTTGTCGCCCTCGGCCAGGGCGGCGGTCATCAGGCCCTTCTGGCCGGCCAGGCGCATGTCGGGAAAGGCGACCATGGCCCCGTAGGCGCTCTTGGCGGCGGCGATGTCGCCGGCCGCCTCGGCCGCCTGGGCGGTGAGGATGCGGACCAGGGCGGGGCTGTCGTCGGCCAGCTCGCCGGCCTTCAGGGCCAGGCGGCGGGCCTCGCCGCCATCGCCGGCGGCGGCGGCCAGGAAGCCGCGGGCCAGGGCCTCGCCGGCCTCGCGGCGCTTGCGCTCGATGCGGGCCAGCTCGGCCCGGCGGGGGATTTCCAGCAGCCAGATGGCGAGGCGCCACAGCAGGGTGGCGCTCAGGGCCGTGAAGATGACCAGCAGCACGGCCGTCGAGGCGGTCATCTGCACCCGCCAGCCCAGCCAGACCAGATGCGCCTCGCCGGCGTCGCGGGTCAGGGCCATCAGGGCGACGGCCGCCGCGGCCAGCAGGAAGACGACGATGGCGGTGCGGATCACGGGCGCGCGCCCCCCGCTGAAGCCAGATCCGACAGCGCCTGGGCGCGGATGTTGGCCAGGTGCTGGTCGAGGGTGATGCGCTGCTGGGCGCGGGCCTTCCAGGCGGTCATCGCCGTGGCCGCTCCGGGCGGCAGGGCGCGCAGGGTGCTGGAGGCGCCGACCAGGTCGCCCTCGGCGGCCTGGCGTTCGGCCCGGGCCAGGACGGCGTCGGGCGAACTGCCGGTGGTCTCGCCGACCCGGCGGATGCTGACGATGCCGGACAGGGCGAACAGGATGCGGTCGACAACCCCGGCCCCCTCGCCGGGCTCGCGGGCGGCGGTCGAGGCGCGGGCGGCGATGTCGGCGTACTCGGCGGCGAGGGCGGCGCGGCTGGGCACGCCCGTCTCGGCCATCGGCCGCAGGGCGCGCGCGTCCGGCGACAGCGGCAGGATGCGCTCCAGCGCGGCCAGCTCGGCCTCGAAGGGCCGCGAGGTCTGGGCCGCCTCGGCCAGGCCGGCGGCGGCCAGGGCGGCGCCGGCGGCGACCAGGGTGCGCTGCTGGCTGGCCTCGATATTGGCCAGCCGGAGCTCCAGATCCGCATAGTCGGTCGGCACGGTCGCGGTCGGCTCCGTCGGCGGGGCGCCGGCCAGGACCGGGGCGGGGAGGCTGGCCGGCCGGTCGAGCCCGGGCGGGGCGGCGGCGGTCGGCTGCGGCGCGGGCGCGGGTTTGGGCGCCAGCCAGTCGGCGATCTGGCTCCCGGCGAAGCCCAGGGCGACGCAGATCACGCACAGGGCGATGATGGCGACGATGCCGATGCCGCGTCCCCGGGGCCTGGCGAAGGCGGCCGGATCGCGGGGCGGGGTGATGTCGTCGGTGTCTTGCGCGGTCATCGGAGGGGCGAATCGTTCCGGCCAGCCTTGGCGGCTTTCAGAGCAGATTAAGCAGGGAAGTCTCGTTGGGAAACGGGGCGACGGCGATCTTCGCATTTTCCAGGGCGCGAAGCGGGGCGGCGACGGCCTCGGACAGGGCCA
The nucleotide sequence above comes from Caulobacter sp. NIBR1757. Encoded proteins:
- a CDS encoding error-prone DNA polymerase, which produces MTYAELDAITNFSFLEGGSHPAEMVSQAQYLGMSAIGIADRNTLAGVVRCHREAKRVGMRLLIGSRLVFSDGAVLVVYPRDRAAYGRLCRLLSLGKSEILGDTHGDRTIKGECRLTFEQALDYAEGLVAIAPAPRVVDAAFAARLRDWASRWPDKLYLGANPLYDGRDRARLIHLSRLADAAGAPMLATNAPLYHHYDRRPLQDVLTCIREGTTVDEAGFRLQANAERYLKSPAEMARLFRGHEGALARSREILKACTFSLDELSYHYPDEPVPPGKSPDQHLSDMAWQGARWRFPKGVPEKVKATIARELKLIAERQYAHYFLTVHDIVKWARQPTGQANTKPILCQGRGSAANSVVCYCLGITSVNPTEMDLLFERFVSAQRDEPPDIDVDFEHARREEVMQYIYRRYGRDRAAICATVIHYRPRSAIREVGKALGLTEDVTGALAGTVWGSWGAEVEDRHAERAGLSKEEQRMKLALDLTRELITFPRHLSQHVGGYILTQGPLVELVPVGNAAMEDRTFIEWDKDDIDELKIMKVDVLALGMLTAIQKGFDMIEAFYGKRWDLASVLGETDTTPVYDMLCRADSLGVFQVESRAQMAMLPRLRPRVFYDLVVEVAIVRPGPIQGNMVHPYLATRAAKREAEARGEVYEIAFPKPSPPHDPDELKNILNKTMGVPLFQEQAMRIAMEAAEFTGDEANGLRRAMATFRHNGTIQNYEEMLAGRMKARGYDPKFADDCFNQIKGFGEYGFPESHAASFALLVYVSAWMKCVHPDVFCAALLNSQPMGFYAPAQLVRDAREHKVEVRHPDINASDWDCTLEPRQGQAQCALRLGFRQIDGFREDWGKTIMAARAVRPFASMDDLRLRAGLPARALELLAAADALGSLELSRRGALWAARGLPRSAPLPLFAQAGVAEEDGPPPAGLPASSPSEDVVHDYESIRLSLKDHPVTFLRDRLARAGAIPANRVNTDPAGRKTAVGGVVLVRQRPGTAKGVCFITLEDETGVANIVVWPKVFEAFRPVIMGSRMILVRGKLQRAEGVTHLVAESLEDWTWSLGLLSAEPLKTVPAHGDEAASSAPGRGEDHRMRHPRDVRVLPRSRDFH
- a CDS encoding heme biosynthesis HemY N-terminal domain-containing protein, which translates into the protein MIRTAIVVFLLAAAAVALMALTRDAGEAHLVWLGWRVQMTASTAVLLVIFTALSATLLWRLAIWLLEIPRRAELARIERKRREAGEALARGFLAAAAGDGGEARRLALKAGELADDSPALVRILTAQAAEAAGDIAAAKSAYGAMVAFPDMRLAGQKGLMTAALAEGDKAAALRHAEAAYGLARTARWAWRAVLEARLEAGDWAGALELVKSALERKIVSPIVADRARAALLAASAASLEGGDERARRQASDYAAQSAKLAPDFAPGAVMAARLSGETRAARATGFIEAAWKSRPHPALWLAYRDLKTTETPRERARRLAALAALNPTDRESRILMVEQALIAGEIGAARTAAAALQSEPLTARLAGLFARTANAAGFVDEARAWITRGAAAPQEADWSDLDPEGQAFAYQPDDWARLVSTYAETGELIHPRLERRERAMSDLPELPVSYVESTPFLAAAETGAMALPIPDDPGVEGFYEGVPDEPPPPKPPAKRRRLASAPRPAK
- a CDS encoding DNA polymerase Y family protein: MKRIVSVWLPDWPITVWSRMAGRSSPPDDTPFALVEKGPHGLVLSATNRAARRLGHAMGQAHADAKAVSPTLITHPAEPDRDAEALRLLSLWAERYSPCVAMDAASPGREGLLIDMTGGAHLFGGEIALLTDMAVRLKAAGIPARLAMADTAGAAWALARFGPRDTRRLVPAGGNRTALAPLPVVALRLNDADVKLLSRLGLRTIGDLMALPRSGLARRFRGEAGLGLVRRLDQALGAEPEILEPIRRPPVWRVWRTVLEPLIDAPGIETVLGDLAPSLAESLERDGQGARRLTLTAFRTDGRATHLSVALSAPSIRPAHLVKVLKERGLEHLDLGFGADAVMLSADVVEPLTAIQSDLDKGRDGDQRLALAALLDRLGARLGETAAFHLEAKASWLPEHSQARRPAGEGPPVAAEPPPLPDRPLLLLDPPEPVTVPLASLPDGPPASFVWRRVTHRVSRAQGPERLSAEWWKPSKRPLPERTRDYYRVEDREGRRYWLFREGLYEREDQAVEPPAPGETQGRLIDRPPGWWMHGVFA
- a CDS encoding YggT family protein, whose product is MGIAIVWLVNQVIGLIILVLIVQAVISWLVAFNVINLSHPFARNVVSFLDAVTDPMLRPLRRVVPLLGGVDITPIVLILLLGFVRVLFNATIARALYGF
- a CDS encoding ATP-binding protein; translation: MRDTEGGIAAAGRPARAMADVYRPVVRGYVLAAAIYYAVISVSHPFYETGSTLVALEGLSFAASASGFYFWWTLGRKTVQSRWLLELAALGVNALFMANVVAYQMAHFEAPKLVYFVLMALVFATSAPSLRVAYSSSAAAIVGLVIMAQRAPHDFAGQYVFIGVAAAFAAVGIATLMRGAIRRELQARLASEALNRDLEIKLAEIERLRAEAQALATRAQAADRAKSEFLATMSHEIRTPLNGVLGMVEVMDRSPLPPRQRERLTIVRSSARSLLQLINAVLDISKIESGKMELSPSVFSLANLTDGLGRLYGGIAAEKGLSLTLVRDPDLADSRFGDEVRLRQIISNLISNALKFTDEGAITVEVGGDQTVLRVRVSDTGMGIPEDLREHIFERFAQADSSSTRRSEGSGLGLAICSELAHLMGGEIRLLPADGPKGSRFEFQLSMPAAAEAADPVDAAPDETVADAQSLRILIVDDNATNRMVLSALLGELGISASAACDGVEAVDAFVAEPWDIILMDIHMPNMDGMRACRAIRDLEAAEGRDRTPIIAVTASALTHETERYRAAGMDGCLPKPIEIERLITELQLALTPINRSVAA
- a CDS encoding DUF167 family protein, producing MESRLAVRLTPRGGADRIDGWGEDAQGRPLLKVRVSAPPVEGEANAALEKLLAKALGLPKSAITVAAGQTARVKSVAVRGLSPEDIRARLG
- a CDS encoding YceI family protein, with amino-acid sequence MSNFRPFAIAGLGAVLVLSPLAVVAQGPFSSDPAQVQAGDYRFDSAHSKITWSINHFGYSTYVGQFSKVEGTVSLDPKKAADARLDVTIDAGSVGTLNPALDTHLKSADFLDTAKFPTATFKATTIKLTGKSTADITGDLTLHGVTRPVTVAATFNQGGVNPVDKTYSLGFAGKAKIKRTDFGITAYAPALGDEVTLELEAELKKVG